The region caacaccaggagcatgtggaaaggcatccgggcgatcactgaatacaacacgccctcccccccggtgggtgaggttgatgctgacttcctcaatggactaaataacgtctttgggaggtttgaggcactaaacagcactccagcagtgaaagctgttccccatcaggaagaggaggtcctctgccttgacactgccgacgtgtggaagactctgaggagagtcaacccgcggaaggccccaggccccgacaacatacctgggcgggtgctcaaggagtgtgcaggtcagctggctggtgtcctcacagacatttttaacatctcgctggaccaagccacaatgccagcatgcttcaagtctgcctccatcattccgtgCTAAAGAAACCTCAGgacacctgtttcaacgactaccggcctgttgcactgactcccatcatgatgaagtgctttgaaaggcacCCAACGGCCACGGACCTCCAAAGTGTGCCAGCGTGTTTTCACGTGATGTTTTTATATCACCACATTTGTTTTCTTATCACGAGTCAAACCACTCATACAGTCACCTTATAAATGtattacattgttttaaatctttattaaatTATGTCAATTGAGCATATGATAGTAAATTGAAAGTAAATATAGAATAGGTATTACATAACCACAAAATCAAAGCATTTGCCCATAATTTGCAACAGAAGTGCAGCAGGTGGTCTGCTGTTttagtgacaccttgtggcagCTGCATGCCACTGCAGCTGCCACAAGGTGCCAGAGGACCTGCCTTTAGTTACAGCAGCTGGGCTGCCGGCGTTGTAACACTTTGTGGCAGGCCGATGGCAAAAATTCCACAagcttttattgaaaataatatcaataaaacatgattattagGAAGTAGTTATAGACTAACAGGCATCTATAACAAATTGTTTACCCACACACAGTAACAACAATGCGGCAACAGCCGTGACTCCTTCTTGTCAGTCGCATGCCAGTGAAAGTGCCACCGGAACTGCCACTACTAGGGGCCGCTGCCACCAGAAGTGCCACTCTTAGCTGCCACGACCACTGGAGGTGCCACTAGTAGCTGGACCTGCCACCAAAAGTGCCACTATTACCTCCAGCTGCCACGGGAAGTGCCAGTATCAGATGCCGCTGCCACAAATTGAGCCTGCTGTCTCTCACATCCAGAGGAAATGCTGCCTACATCGAGCCCGCAGCATCCTTAAGGACTCTTCTCACCCAGCCCAcagactgttttctctcctgccctCCGGCAGGCGTTTCTGGTGCCTCTGGACCAGCAGACTAAAGAGCAGCTTTTTCCCTAGAGCTGTCTCTTTATTGAACTCTAATCCTCACTGATCCCACTGCCCTCATATACTGATCGactctcctctgtctcctcacacctacctccattttgttattTGTTACTTGCACTCCTGACTGTTATTATAGTAACAACTGTTTATatgcatcttgcactactcaCCTTGACTGGAATATTGATTTGCAATGCCGACTGTTCATTTacagtaccaattgtttacatatacatttgctaATAGATTAGATGCAAAAAGCATCTAATCTAGAGTGACATGttttaccctgagctatctctgtagttatgctgttaTAGGATAAGGCTATTGGTGGACATCGGGGTCTACAGTTCTACTGTTTtccaatggggtaccgcgcgcgagctatttttagaaacacaacgtcacgatgacgtcacatcacgtggtacgcagtgggacaaactccggaaacccggcgctggtttgctttaaaagagacgtgcgttagcctaggttttactcggtaaacgactgctttttccaaatctaagaccgtggtttttaaacattgttgctatggaacgtgcaacagcgactcgagttacgctgatcggccgcatatgaaggatgttttcttcaagactgccaaggagaaatgtgtgcggtGGGTACACCGGtccggtcggcctacatatgtagcaagcattttgtcggaggaaagggcacaaccgaagaacatcctgacccaattccagcgacatcaagtcaaggtaagagtattttggtggccgacatgttaataaagtagcgcctgctaccatgacagcatataggctatcatggtagcaggcgctaacatgatagcctgctaccaggatagcctactcaaaaacatttcaaatgagacaaccattaaacatatacccattcctggacggtgattgcaaacaacaacaaaaaaaaaacggccgacgctgccttgATCGCCgcgcatgaaaaaaaaaaaaaatcttaccgTTCAtaaactcggccagttttccagtctttttaagccctcgaacctcaagccatcgtttgagctgaaggttggtgtgttcttcgacagtgcgaccagtaaaccgtgtgcctgggacatcgtcttgggaaagtttaacggctgtaaagtcggtcatatcgctggttctgttgcgcttgtaatagctgggttatccgtgcgttctctcctgtatgccctacctaagcggcaaaaggggcgttgctcttgagacggtgacgtcacgtgcgcggtaccccattttACGTtacttgtcgtcatttcagcttttaaccttttggttctctctccttttttttcttcatagtaggtacacctggtctggcgttctgttaactgtgacatcatccagagaagacagatcacccgctattaccatctaatgtagaacagattactggatcaatgtttgcttctgtgcttttttgtctgtcttgtgtctctgctctgtcttctgtaacccccagtgggtggaggcagatgaccgttcacactgagcctggttctggttctgctggaggtttttccttcccgttaatgggtgttttttcttcccactgtcgcttcatgcttgctcagtatgagggattgctgcaaagccatgtacaatgcagacgactctccctgtagctctacgctctttcaggagggaatgctgcttgtcaagactttgaagcAAACAACTGGTTgtcttatataggaaattttttgaccaatctgtatactCTGACCCAAACTTTATAATCCAATtgtatttgactttggaaaagtgtcttgagatgacatgtttcatgaattggtgctgaATTTAACTCACATTTATgagcttttctcttttctttccagattCCAAAAAATATTGTGTCTGTAAAGACGATGGAGTTCAGACTGAGCTCAGCAACCAGGGAAACTCCACTTTAGATGAAGAGGTACCAGAACCTGGGCAGACAAATAAGGAGAAAAAGGAACAAGAACATCAACAGTTTGAAGAGGAAGAGAGGCAACTCTACATCAGTCTGGCTGAAAAGCAGTTTTTGCTGCAACACAAAACTGACCACATTTTAATTATTCCTTCTAATGTGCAAAGACTCCCCAGTGAAGAAGAAGTTAGCACAAACAAACTCATCTCTCAGGCCTCGCCAGAAGTTGAGAACCAGGATCAGGAAGGAAACAAGGAGCAGacaggaaaaaagagagaagagcaGAAGCAAAATGAGAAATGTGAGGAAACCAAACAACAGAAAGGCACTGCTGAAATTtctaaatcaaaaactaataagAAACCTCACTTTGACCAAAATATATATCCTTGTAAAATTGGTTCTAAAAACTTTTCTCAAAAAAGTCACTTGAATGCATTgagaacagatgaggctaagaagcctttctcatgtcTGAGCTGTGGAAAAAAGTTCCCCAAAAGAAGTAGTTTCAAaattcacatgagaactcacacaggggagaagcctttctcatgcGAGACCTGTGGAAAGAGTTTTGGTTATAAAAGCAGTTACAAACTTCACAGGAGTATTCAcgcaggtgagaagcctttctcatgtgaGACCTGTGGAAAGCGCTTTCCACATAAACAGAGTTTGGCAAGTCACATGACAACTCACACAggggagaagcctttctcatgtgagacatgtggaaaaggttttacaGCGAAATGGCGGTTAAAAATTCACATGTCAATGCACACAGGGGAGAAGCCTTTCTCGTGTCGGaactgtggaaaaagttttaggttgaaaagctttttaaaaaatcacatgagaattcacacaggtgagaagcctttctcatgtgtgacttgtggaaaaggttttacaGCGAAATGGGGGTTAAAAATTCACATGTCAATGCACACAGGGGAGAAGCCTTTCTTGTGTCGGaactgtggaaaaagttttagtttgaaaagctttttaaaagatcacatgagaattcacacaggtgagaagcctttctcgtgtctgacctgtggaaaaagttttagattgAAAGCCGATTTAAAAGTTCACATGAAAATTCACACaagtgagaagcctttctcatgtgatacctgtggaaagagttttaaaagaaaagactaTTTGGCATGTCACAGGACAACTCACACAGATCAGAAGGCTTTCTCCTGTGtgacctgtggaaaaagttttagaagaAAAGATTATTTGGTACTTCACATGAGAATACACACAGGCGAGAAGCCTTTCTTGTGTTTGACCTGTGAAAAAGGTTTTAGACATGAAAGCCATTTAAAAtttcacatgagaactcacacaggtgagaagcctttctcgtGTGTGACCTGTGGAAAAATTTTTAGACAtgaaagcaatttaaaaaaacacatgagaactcacacaggtgagaagcctttcttaTGTCtgacctgtggaaaaagttaCAGTGATAGAAGATGTCATGTGAGAACTCACACAGCTAGGAAACCATTCACATGTTTGAGTTGTGGAAAAGGGTTTAGATACAAAAGCGAATTAATACTTCACATGacaactcacacaggtgagaaacctttCTCGTGTGAGACCTGTAGAAAGAGTTTTGCCACAAAAAATCGTTTGGCAAGTCACTTAGTAACTCACACAGACAACAAGCCTTTCACATGTGTTGCATGTGGAAAAGGCTTTAGATACAAAGGCTACTTAAAAAttcacatgagaattcatacaggtgagaagcctttctcatgtggGATTTGTGGAAAGAGTTTTACACAGAGATCGCAAATTGTCGAACACATGACACATCACACAGACGGCAAACCTTTCTCATGCATGACctgtgaaaaaggttttaaaagtaGAATTACTTTGGCACATCACATGAGAAAAAACACAGACGAGACACGTCACATCTCAAACTCACATCTCAAAACTCAAACAGATGAGAAGCCTTACAAATGTGAGATTtgcaaaaaaggttttagaCATAAACGGATTTTAAAAACTCACATGATAACTCACTCAGCTGAGAAGCCTTTCATGTGTGTGAGTTGTGGAAAAGGGTGTAGAAACAAAGCTAATTTTGAaattcacatgagaactcacacaggtgagaagcctttcaaaTGTGTGACCTGTGAAAAGAGTTTTGCAAGAAAAGATTGTTTGTCTCTTCACTTAGTAACTCACACAGACAAGAAGCCTTTCACGTGTGTTacatgtggaaaaggttttaaaattaaaagccacttaaatgttcacatgagaattcacacagttgagaagcctttctcatgtgaGATTTGTGGAAAgagttttacacaaaaaaatcatattgTCCGACACATGCAACATCACACAGGCGAGAAGCATTTCTCATGTGGGatttgtggaaaaagttttacacAAAAAAGTCTAATTGTCCAACACATGAAACATCACACAGACAAGAAGCCTTTATCATGTGGGATTTGTGGaaagagttttaaaagaaaaggtaCTTTGACACGTCACATGATAATACACACAGATGAGAACCCTTTCAAATGTGAAacttgtggaaaaagttttgtaGCAAAATCTCATTTGGCACGTCACTTAGAAACTCACACAGGCAAGAAGCCTTTCACATGTGTTacatgtggaaaaggttttagaaaaaaagactatttaaatattcacatgagaattcacacaggcGAGAAGCCTTTCAAATGTGATACCTgtgcaaaatgttttacacaaaAAACGCATTTGATagttcacatgagaactcacacaggtgagaagcctttcaaaTGTGAGACCtgtgcaaaatgttttgcacaaaaaaagcatttgatagatcacatgagaatccacacagaaaCCTTTCAAATGTGAAActtgtggaaaaggttttgcaGCAAAAGCTTATTTGGCATGTCACTTAGAAACTCACACAGACAAGAAGCCTTTCACGTGTGTtacatgtggaaaaagctttagaTATAAAGGCATTCACATGAGCTGTGACTCGTGCAAAGAGTTTTGCGACAAAAGATAATATCACATGATAAATTACAAAGGCCAGCAGCCTGTATATTCAGAGTTCGgctcatcattattattaaaggTTTGTGGTAACTTTTGAGCCATTactataaaaaggttttaaggtttgagtttattcagatattaaagtgtttttcagatgactaaTATCTCTTATGTattattgtgtttgtgtttatcagtattgtcatttatttactggAACATATACCATGCTTCATCTTACCTTATACTATGTGTTTCAACTGTCTCTCTTATTATTGCTGAAGGCCTGCAGAGATATGACTCTTTTTCCAGGAACTGAACTGTGTGAACGGCGTTGTATTATCTTGAAGGTCACATTTTAACGGCTTTTTGTAACTAGGGACCTCCCTAAACACAATAAAGAGAGAGGAAGTGCAGGGTGTGTTTCAGAGCAGTAGGAGTTGTAACTGagcacatctctgctgttctcctcgcaaaaaaatggaacatctgttgtcttttcttctctttgttgtttaatgaatgttttaggtgtttgaacctgacaccaGTGTATCAgaagtgaatacttttggtttCCTGCATTCATGTCTAGGTCTCTGCATCACTTTATCCAGATTCTGATAAGTAGGAGAAAGAGGCTGGTATAGGTGAATGAAGGCTGACCCCTGCAGGCGTGTCCTCTACCTGACCAATGAGTCCTCTGGTGTCTGGTCACCTTCTGCAGCTTCAGGTTTGGGCTCCTGctcagaggagacagagcttttAGAGTTGCTGCTCCTAAGTTATGGAAGGCTTTGTCGTTCCATATTAGAAGATCCCCTTTATTGTCAAGTTTTAAAACTCGCCTTAAGACACATTTTATTCCTTGGCTTCTAACATGTTgaaactttttaacttttttatgtttgtattgCAATCTTGTTTGCCTCTGTTTGAAGCGCTCGGCGTTCCCAtggtgtcatttcaacgctGCTGTGTGCAAGTGGGGATCACTAGCGCGCCTGGCCTTTGATTGACAAGGTAGACACCCCCCcctttaactccactctcattggttttGCTGCCCTAAATTCGGCAttccctcttcctgattggctgttttgtATTGCGTATGTGCGTGCGTGCCTGGAACACaagatttaagttttgattGATACTGGGAaactatggcaagccgttttaacataaatttggttttgtctgactatccgtaattacattccagatatctctaaatgcatttttactatccggaatggtaatttaagatatctttattgacattctgactaggaagaataataattcaagatatcttcaattacattttaactaggcaaaattcctttcaagatatctcaaattacgtcaccggattcgtcataagataagataagataggctttattgatctcacgttggagaaattcactcgtcacatcggctcaatagtcaatagtcagaagaaggtgccaaaagtaggaaaagatgCATCACTT is a window of Fundulus heteroclitus isolate FHET01 unplaced genomic scaffold, MU-UCD_Fhet_4.1 scaffold_41, whole genome shotgun sequence DNA encoding:
- the LOC110367781 gene encoding zinc finger protein 721, which produces MEDERRLLDFSRIPLIILQRIDSKKYCVCKDDGVQTELSNQGNSTLDEEVPEPGQTNKEKKEQEHQQFEEEERQLYISLAEKQFLLQHKTDHILIIPSNVQRLPSEEEVSTNKLISQASPEVENQDQEGNKEQTGKKREEQKQNEKCEETKQQKGTAEISKSKTNKKPHFDQNIYPCKIGSKNFSQKSHLNALRTDEAKKPFSCLSCGKKFPKRSSFKIHMRTHTGEKPFSCETCGKSFGYKSSYKLHRSIHAGEKPFSCETCGKRFPHKQSLASHMTTHTGEKPFSCETCGKGFTAKWRLKIHMSMHTGEKPFSCRNCGKSFRLKSFLKNHMRIHTGEKPFSCVTCGKGFTAKWGLKIHMSMHTGEKPFLCRNCGKSFSLKSFLKDHMRIHTGEKPFSCLTCGKSFRLKADLKVHMKIHTSEKPFSCDTCGKSFKRKDYLACHRTTHTDQKAFSCVTCGKSFRRKDYLVLHMRIHTGEKPFLCLTCEKGFRHESHLKFHMRTHTGEKPFSCVTCGKIFRHESNLKKHMRTHTGEKPFLCLTCGKSYSDRRCHVRTHTARKPFTCLSCGKGFRYKSELILHMTTHTGEKPFSCETCRKSFATKNRLASHLVTHTDNKPFTCVACGKGFRYKGYLKIHMRIHTGEKPFSCGICGKSFTQRSQIVEHMTHHTDGKPFSCMTCEKGFKSRITLAHHMRKNTDETRHISNSHLKTQTDEKPYKCEICKKGFRHKRILKTHMITHSAEKPFMCVSCGKGCRNKANFEIHMRTHTGEKPFKCVTCEKSFARKDCLSLHLVTHTDKKPFTCVTCGKGFKIKSHLNVHMRIHTVEKPFSCEICGKSFTQKNHIVRHMQHHTGEKHFSCGICGKSFTQKSLIVQHMKHHTDKKPLSCGICGKSFKRKGTLTRHMIIHTDENPFKCETCGKSFVAKSHLARHLETHTGKKPFTCVTCGKGFRKKDYLNIHMRIHTGEKPFKCDTCAKCFTQKTHLIVHMRTHTGEKPFKCETCAKCFAQKKHLIDHMRIHTETFQM